A part of Carassius carassius chromosome 4, fCarCar2.1, whole genome shotgun sequence genomic DNA contains:
- the LOC132134198 gene encoding histone-lysine N-methyltransferase set-1-like — translation MGSRAGSSLILKGGVCSAVLTLRKEISCWNTEETSSAKKNVSGGHALKVFMFEFGYNGKLLCVDAARGDGSLGLVNDDHINPNSRIKTTRVDIKPHLCLFATRSICPGEEITYDYGDSEWPWRCTVLTPLYCQF, via the exons ATGGGCTCAAGGGCAGGTTCATCACTGATCTTAAAG GGAGGGGTGTGTTCAGCTGTACTGACTTTGAGAAAGGAGATTTCCTGCTGGAATACTGAGGAGACCTCATCAGCAAAGAAGAATGTGAGCGGAGGCCATGCACTTAAAGTTTTCATGTTTGAGTTTGGCTACAATGGAAAACTCCTCTG TGTCGATGCAGCTCGAGGTGACGGTTCTCTTGGGCTTGTAAACGATGACCATATTAACCCAAACAGCAGGATTAAGACGACTCGTGTGGATATAAAACCTCACTTATGTTTATTTGCCACAAGGAGCATCTGTCCTGGTGAAGAGATCACATACGATTATGGTGATTCTGAGTGGCCATGGAGATGCACGGTACTGACACCTCTATACTGTCAATTCTGA